Proteins encoded in a region of the Sparus aurata chromosome 6, fSpaAur1.1, whole genome shotgun sequence genome:
- the LOC115582565 gene encoding titin-like isoform X2, with the protein MFKASSLLLLTLVLTVQLCSSAPIRKTAGKVVKRPVVAKQPVPEKPAPVPEDLSQKELVQEKPVLDDSPSAKESPTKKDIPVVVKEPEPVLIEDQVSDKDESQQSAPQEPLAAVPKESPEEDIVPVEVAVGEATPEEVVPAVAVEDESPGQNGVEDPAPEAPISVLRLEASEDEALKENAEKEAVPEQPVLIVPDDNTEAEEKTERADEESVVHFPADTNEADQEVQTAEETAPEESVPEDSLLIVPDGNTVEEEPLPLTSEEEESVVLVPSELETEETGHKEPAAEETPGESVLEEDLLVASDDNAEPLPLTPEEDESVDLIPVELETEEADQEVPAAEDTAPEEPLLIAPDDNTEVEEESPPLTPEEEELVVLVPAELETEEADQEETAPDESVPEESLLIVPDEGTEEQSLPLIPEEEEGVLVPAELETEEAGEGELVAEETEPEESVPEEPGIIVPVEPVEQELDQEEQEDTVPLILSETKEDETIEEEEEEEEEEDAPVVLEETDEEPPSLEEEESVAILPEDLEGQVEPSLEETSPQERDPEDSVLIDPLDPAEEESELEEDAEEEVDGEEVVSSEVLDEEAPEGHIEVEDAEEDLITNEEAPSSAPEEEESVDLVDAEVNTEEEGQEEAAEEEIATEEHAVIVTVGPTSEILASEDPILMIPQEDLEEEAPEDITEEDIQSDPLLSEAELEEDIAPQENETGDSNAEILTEAPSDTENIETEVDPVEDVPAATTEVHVAALEPVTAPAPDAVAKIIPVRMRWREGSSTRTRIEDLKSAVIVIEEPEVLLNRGAILSAAFFTLMSFIVIGFLWTTISKKLR; encoded by the exons ATGTTCAaagcctcctctctgctcctgctgACCCTGGTGTTAACTGTTCAGCTGTGCTCATCAGCACCAATACGCAAAACAG CTGGCAAAGTTGTTAAGCGTCCTGTTGTTGCCAAACAACCAGTTCCTGAGAAACCTGCACCAGTTCCTGAAGACCTCAGTCAGAAAGAACTAGTTCAGGAGAAACCAGTTCTTGATGATTCTCCATCTGCTAAGGAATCACCTACTAAAAAAGACATTCCAGTTGTTGTGAAAGAGCCAGAACCGGTTTTAATCGAAGATCAGGTCTCTGATAAAGATGAGTCTCAGCAATCAGCCCCCCAGGAGCCTTTGGCTGCAGTTCCAAAAGAGTCTCCAGAGGAAGACATTGTCCCTGTAGAAGTTGCTGTTGGAGAGGCGACTCCCGAAGAAGTTGTCCCTGCTGTTGCTGTAGAGGATGAGTCTCCAGGACAGAATGGTGTGGAGGATCCTGCTCCAGAAGCACCAATCTCAGTCCTTCGTTTAGAAGCTTCAGAAGATGAAGCTCtaaaagaaaatgcagaaaaagaagcTGTTCCTGAACAACCAGTACTTATTGTCCCTGATGACAACACAGAAgcagaagaaaagacagaacgAGCAGACGAGGAATCAGTTGTCCATTTCCCTGCAGATACAAATGAGGCAGATCAAGAGGTCCAGACTGCAGAGGAAACAGCACCAGAAGAGTCAGTCCCAGAAGACAGTTTACTTATTGTCCCTGATGGGAATACTGTTGAAGAAGAACCTCTTCCTTTGACATCAGAAGAAGAG GAATCTGTTGTGCTTGTTCCTTCAGAACttgagacagaagagacaggTCACAAGGAAcctgcagcagaggaaacaCCAGGGGAGTCAGTCTTAGAAGAGGATTTACTTGTAGCCTCTGATGACAATGCTGAACCCCTTCCTTTGACACCAGAAGAGGACGAATCGGTGGACCTCATCCCTGTTGAACTTGAGACAGAGGAAGCAGATCAAGAAGTACCTGCTGCAGAGGACACAGCCCCAGAAGAACCTTTACTTATAGCCCCTGACGACAATACTGAAGTAGAAGAAGAATCTCCTCCTTTGACACCAGAAGAAGAGGAATTGGTTGTCCTTGTTCCTGCAGAGCTtgagacagaggaggcagatCAAGAAGAAACAGCACCAGATGAGTCAGTCCCAGAAGAATCTTTACTTATTGTCCCTGATGAAGGTACCGAAGAACAATCTCTTCCTTTAATaccagaagaagaggagggtgTCCTTGTCCCTGCAGAACTGGAAACAGAGGAGGCAGGTGAAGGAGAACTTGTTGCAGAGGAAACAGAACCAGAGGAGTCAGTCCCAGAAGAACCTGGTATTATAGTTCCTGTGGAACCTGTTGAACAGGAGCTGGATCAAGAGGAACAAGAGGACACCGTCCCTCTCATTTTGTCAGAAACAAAGGAAGATGAAActatagaagaagaagaagaagaagaagaagaagaagatgctcCAGTAGTCCTTGAAGAAACTGACGAAGAACCTCCTTCATTAGAAGAGGAGGAATCTGTCGCCATCCTTCCTGAAGACCTTGAAGGCCAAGTTGAACCTTCTCTAGAGGAAACATCACCACAAGAGCGGGACCCAGAAGATTCAGTTCTTATTGATCCTTTGGACCCTGCTGAAGAGGAATCAGAGCTGGAAGAAGACGCTGAAGAAGAAGTAGATGGAGAAGAAGTAGTTTCCTCAGAAGTACTAGATGAAGAAGCCCCAGAGGGACATATAGAAGTAGAAGATGCTGAAGAAGACCTAATTACTAATGAAGAAGCTCCTTCTAGTGCACCAGAAGAAGAGGAATCTGTTGACCTTGTCGATGCAGAAGTTAACACAGAAGAGGAAGGTCAAGAGGAAGCAGCTGAGGAGGAAATAGCCACAGAAGAACATGCTGTCATTGTTACTGTAGGACCTACTAGTGAGATACTAGCTTCAGAAGACCCAATCCTTATGATTCCCCAGGAGGACCTAGAAGAAGAAGCTCCCGAGGACATCACAGAAGAAGATATCCAATCAGATCCTCTCCTAAGCGAAGCAGAACTAGAAGAGGATATAGCACCTCAGGAGAATGAAACAGGCGACAGCAATGCAGAGATACTTACTGAGGCCCCATCTGACACTGAGAACATAGAGACAGAAGTGGATCCAGTTGAGGACGTCCCAGCAGCTACAACAGAGGTTCATGTTGCAGCGCTTGAACCTGTCACAGCTCCTGCCCCAGATGCAGTAGCAAAAATCATTCCTGTTCGTATGAGATGGCGTGAGGGCAGCAGCACGAGGACAAGGATCGAAGATCTTAAATCTGCAGTTATAGTGATAGAAGAACCTGAAG TTCTGCTGAACAGAGGGGCAATACTCAGTGCAGCGTTCTTCACACTGATGTCTTTTATCGTTATTGGATTTCTTTGGACGACCATATCCAAGAAACTGCGCTGA
- the LOC115582565 gene encoding retinitis pigmentosa 1-like 1 protein isoform X1, whose translation MFKASSLLLLTLVLTVQLCSSAPIRKTAGKVVKRPVVAKQPVPEKPAPVPEDLSQKELVQEKPVLDDSPSAKESPTKKDIPVVVKEPEPVLIEDQVSDKDESQQSAPQEPLAAVPKESPEEDIVPVEVAVGEATPEEVVPAVAVEDESPGQNGVEDPAPEAPISVLRLEASEDEALKENAEKEAVPEQPVLIVPDDNTEAEEKTERADEESVVHFPADTNEADQEVQTAEETAPEESVPEDSLLIVPDGNTVEEEPLPLTSEEEESVVHFPADTNEADQEVQTAEETAPEESVPEDSLLIVPDGNTVEEEPLPLTSEEEESVVLVPSELETEETGHKEPAAEETPGESVLEEDLLVASDDNAEPLPLTPEEDESVDLIPVELETEEADQEVPAAEDTAPEEPLLIAPDDNTEVEEESPPLTPEEEELVVLVPAELETEEADQEETAPDESVPEESLLIVPDEGTEEQSLPLIPEEEEGVLVPAELETEEAGEGELVAEETEPEESVPEEPGIIVPVEPVEQELDQEEQEDTVPLILSETKEDETIEEEEEEEEEEDAPVVLEETDEEPPSLEEEESVAILPEDLEGQVEPSLEETSPQERDPEDSVLIDPLDPAEEESELEEDAEEEVDGEEVVSSEVLDEEAPEGHIEVEDAEEDLITNEEAPSSAPEEEESVDLVDAEVNTEEEGQEEAAEEEIATEEHAVIVTVGPTSEILASEDPILMIPQEDLEEEAPEDITEEDIQSDPLLSEAELEEDIAPQENETGDSNAEILTEAPSDTENIETEVDPVEDVPAATTEVHVAALEPVTAPAPDAVAKIIPVRMRWREGSSTRTRIEDLKSAVIVIEEPEVLLNRGAILSAAFFTLMSFIVIGFLWTTISKKLR comes from the exons ATGTTCAaagcctcctctctgctcctgctgACCCTGGTGTTAACTGTTCAGCTGTGCTCATCAGCACCAATACGCAAAACAG CTGGCAAAGTTGTTAAGCGTCCTGTTGTTGCCAAACAACCAGTTCCTGAGAAACCTGCACCAGTTCCTGAAGACCTCAGTCAGAAAGAACTAGTTCAGGAGAAACCAGTTCTTGATGATTCTCCATCTGCTAAGGAATCACCTACTAAAAAAGACATTCCAGTTGTTGTGAAAGAGCCAGAACCGGTTTTAATCGAAGATCAGGTCTCTGATAAAGATGAGTCTCAGCAATCAGCCCCCCAGGAGCCTTTGGCTGCAGTTCCAAAAGAGTCTCCAGAGGAAGACATTGTCCCTGTAGAAGTTGCTGTTGGAGAGGCGACTCCCGAAGAAGTTGTCCCTGCTGTTGCTGTAGAGGATGAGTCTCCAGGACAGAATGGTGTGGAGGATCCTGCTCCAGAAGCACCAATCTCAGTCCTTCGTTTAGAAGCTTCAGAAGATGAAGCTCtaaaagaaaatgcagaaaaagaagcTGTTCCTGAACAACCAGTACTTATTGTCCCTGATGACAACACAGAAgcagaagaaaagacagaacgAGCAGACGAGGAATCAGTTGTCCATTTCCCTGCAGATACAAATGAGGCAGATCAAGAGGTCCAGACTGCAGAGGAAACAGCACCAGAAGAGTCAGTCCCAGAAGACAGTTTACTTATTGTCCCTGATGGGAATACTGTTGAAGAAGAACCTCTTCCTTTGACATCAGAAGAAGAGGAATCTGTTGTCCATTTCCCTGCAGATACAAATGAGGCAGATCAAGAGGTCCAGACTGCAGAGGAAACAGCACCAGAGGAGTCAGTCCCAGAAGACAGTTTACTTATTGTCCCTGATGGGAATACTGTTGAAGAAGAACCTCTTCCTTTGACATCAGAAGAAGAGGAATCTGTTGTGCTTGTTCCTTCAGAACttgagacagaagagacaggTCACAAGGAAcctgcagcagaggaaacaCCAGGGGAGTCAGTCTTAGAAGAGGATTTACTTGTAGCCTCTGATGACAATGCTGAACCCCTTCCTTTGACACCAGAAGAGGACGAATCGGTGGACCTCATCCCTGTTGAACTTGAGACAGAGGAAGCAGATCAAGAAGTACCTGCTGCAGAGGACACAGCCCCAGAAGAACCTTTACTTATAGCCCCTGACGACAATACTGAAGTAGAAGAAGAATCTCCTCCTTTGACACCAGAAGAAGAGGAATTGGTTGTCCTTGTTCCTGCAGAGCTtgagacagaggaggcagatCAAGAAGAAACAGCACCAGATGAGTCAGTCCCAGAAGAATCTTTACTTATTGTCCCTGATGAAGGTACCGAAGAACAATCTCTTCCTTTAATaccagaagaagaggagggtgTCCTTGTCCCTGCAGAACTGGAAACAGAGGAGGCAGGTGAAGGAGAACTTGTTGCAGAGGAAACAGAACCAGAGGAGTCAGTCCCAGAAGAACCTGGTATTATAGTTCCTGTGGAACCTGTTGAACAGGAGCTGGATCAAGAGGAACAAGAGGACACCGTCCCTCTCATTTTGTCAGAAACAAAGGAAGATGAAActatagaagaagaagaagaagaagaagaagaagaagatgctcCAGTAGTCCTTGAAGAAACTGACGAAGAACCTCCTTCATTAGAAGAGGAGGAATCTGTCGCCATCCTTCCTGAAGACCTTGAAGGCCAAGTTGAACCTTCTCTAGAGGAAACATCACCACAAGAGCGGGACCCAGAAGATTCAGTTCTTATTGATCCTTTGGACCCTGCTGAAGAGGAATCAGAGCTGGAAGAAGACGCTGAAGAAGAAGTAGATGGAGAAGAAGTAGTTTCCTCAGAAGTACTAGATGAAGAAGCCCCAGAGGGACATATAGAAGTAGAAGATGCTGAAGAAGACCTAATTACTAATGAAGAAGCTCCTTCTAGTGCACCAGAAGAAGAGGAATCTGTTGACCTTGTCGATGCAGAAGTTAACACAGAAGAGGAAGGTCAAGAGGAAGCAGCTGAGGAGGAAATAGCCACAGAAGAACATGCTGTCATTGTTACTGTAGGACCTACTAGTGAGATACTAGCTTCAGAAGACCCAATCCTTATGATTCCCCAGGAGGACCTAGAAGAAGAAGCTCCCGAGGACATCACAGAAGAAGATATCCAATCAGATCCTCTCCTAAGCGAAGCAGAACTAGAAGAGGATATAGCACCTCAGGAGAATGAAACAGGCGACAGCAATGCAGAGATACTTACTGAGGCCCCATCTGACACTGAGAACATAGAGACAGAAGTGGATCCAGTTGAGGACGTCCCAGCAGCTACAACAGAGGTTCATGTTGCAGCGCTTGAACCTGTCACAGCTCCTGCCCCAGATGCAGTAGCAAAAATCATTCCTGTTCGTATGAGATGGCGTGAGGGCAGCAGCACGAGGACAAGGATCGAAGATCTTAAATCTGCAGTTATAGTGATAGAAGAACCTGAAG TTCTGCTGAACAGAGGGGCAATACTCAGTGCAGCGTTCTTCACACTGATGTCTTTTATCGTTATTGGATTTCTTTGGACGACCATATCCAAGAAACTGCGCTGA